The Papaver somniferum cultivar HN1 unplaced genomic scaffold, ASM357369v1 unplaced-scaffold_11, whole genome shotgun sequence region CTTGATTGGTCTGCTGTTGCCTCCTTCTTATCTAGCCCTCTGATATGCCCCTTCTTTGCAATCATGAACGTTTTCGCCGGTTATGTGATGATCATCTATATAGCAATCCCATGCGCCTATTGGGGTTTGAATTTGTACAATGCCAAGACATTCCCTATATTCTCCTCACACTTGTTCACGGCTAAGGGAGAAATATACAACATAACAGCTATTGTGAACGATAAGTTCGAGATTGATATGCCTAAGTACCAAGAACAAGGACATATCAATTTGAGCATGTTCTTTGCACTTACTTATGGATTTGGTTTTGCCACCATTGCTTCTACCCTTACTCATGTGGGTTTCTTCTATGGAAGGTAACTATATCCTTGGTGTTCTTTCTAGTTAAAGAATTACTGAATGCCTTTTCCGCCATATTTTATTCTTACAATGCAACTAAATGAATTTACAGGGAGATCTATGAACGGTTTCGTTTATCATATAAAGGAAAGATGGATATTCACACAAAATTGATGAAAAGGTACCCCGAAGTACCAAACTGGTGGTTTCATGTCCTTCTGGCCGCAACAGTAATCGTTTCTCTTTTACTATGCACGGTCCTGAAAGATCAGGTTCAGATGCCATGGTGGGGTCTTCTTTTCTCTTGTGCCCTTGCTTTCATTTTCACTCTTCCCATCAGCATCATAACTGCAACTACAAATCAGGTAAGTTTCATTAcatagattattttttttctacCTTGGGCTACACTCTACCCAAGTACGTAGTATGCAAGATTCAAGTCTCAAAGGATGATATATGGATAAACAACTAAACATCTTCTGTCAATTATCTTGCAGACACCAGGACTAAATATCATAACAGAATACGTCATGGGTATCATCTTACCTGGAAAACCAATTGCCAATGTTTGTTTTAAAACCTACGGGTATATGAGTATGGCACAGGCTGTTTCCTTTTTAAATGATTTCAAgctgggtcattacatgaaaatcCCGCCAAGATCGATGTTCCTAGTTCAGTTCATAGGGACTATTATAGCTGGAACAGTCAACATTGGAGTTGCATGGTGGCTACTGACTTCTATAGAGAACATATGCCAAGAAGAACTGCTTCCAGCAAATAGTCCATGGACATGTCCTGGAGACCGGGTTTTCTTCGACGCATCTGTCATTTGGGGCCTAGTCGGACCAAGGCGTATTTTTGGTCCACTTGGGAACTATCCAGCTCTTAACTGGTTCTTCCTTGGTGGTGCAGTTGGGCCGATCTTGGTTTGGCTTCTCCACAAAGCTTTCCCTAAGCAATCATGGATTCCCTTGATTAACCTTCCGGTGCTTCTTGGAGCAACATCTATGATGCCACCTGCAACAACTGTGAACTACAATTCTTGGATTCTGGTCGGAACAGTTTTCAACTTTTTCGTTTTTAGGTACAGGAAACAATGGTGGCAAAGGTATAATTACGTTCTTTCGGCTGCCCTTGATGCTGGAGTTGCTTTCATGGCTGTTTTACTGTATTTCTCAGTAAGCTTGGAAAATATAAATGTGGATTGGTGGGGTACAAGAGGTGAGCATTGCGATTTAGCTAGATGTCCGACCGCCAAAGGTGTCATTGTTGATGGCTGTCCAGTTTATTGATTTTCTCGTAGTTATATAACTATCAAATGTTTACAGTTATATATAAGATGCAGTATAGTATCTTCAATTGGGTATTCATTGTTGATCTTTTACTGAAGTCTTATTTAAAAATTTAGAATGTGAAATGTCACTTTACTAGTGGCACACCACAACATGCGGGACAGATAAGCACCGGCACAGTACAACCTCATAACATATATCAAACGTTATACAATATGGTACAATACACCACATTTTGCGTATATTTTATAAATAAATTTTTATTCTAGCCAATTtttaacattttatttttatgtcGACCCAATtctataacaacacatataatatcTAAATATCTAGAATATATTTTCTTTGCAACGCATGAAACAAATATATCCGACACAGCACAACACGACATAACAaatttatttttctggcacagcACAGTACAACATGCCTTCCAACACGGTACAACACAACGCGTCTTAATCTCTGACACAGCACAACCCGACACGCGACAAGTTAAACACGTGATTTCATGGGATGGGCTAGGCTATACTAGGCcaacacgttttacacctctaattGGTCACGCGTGTCCATTTCTAAACCATCACAATTCAAATTTATTGACATGcaacttcaaaagaaaaaataaataaatatatgccACTGCAAGTTGGCTTGATTGAACATTATCTGATGACAAAATCCAAATTTCCCCACACTCAGTCATACTAGGGATCAAGGACCCGGCTTAAGAGCACGTACGACATTGACGTGGTCCTAAAAAAACAAAATCGAAATTCAATACACTAAACATAAAATAAGTTCCTGTCTTAAATAAAAGTTCGAGACATAGCATAAGGTTGAGATAGTTACGTATTGTAGATAATTGCATCCAAGTCTCTTTATACTTCATAAAAACTTTCCTCCACCACAGGATAAACCATAAAGAG contains the following coding sequences:
- the LOC113328510 gene encoding oligopeptide transporter 4-like; protein product: MGTLDIESYPKPDKEEGVDEDELSPIEEVRLTVTNTDDHTLPVWTFRMWFLGILSCGLLSFLNQFFAYRTEPLIITQITVQVAVLPIGHFMARIIPETKFHIPGFGDRDFSLNPGPFNMKEHVLISIFANAGSAFGSGSAYAVGIVTIIKAFYHRNISFLAGWLLIITTQVLGYGWAGLLRKYVVEPAHMWWPSTLVQVSLFRALHEKDEGRTSRAKFFVIALVCSFVWYVVPGYLFTTLTSISWVCWIFSKSVTAQQLGSGMRGLGLGAISLDWSAVASFLSSPLICPFFAIMNVFAGYVMIIYIAIPCAYWGLNLYNAKTFPIFSSHLFTAKGEIYNITAIVNDKFEIDMPKYQEQGHINLSMFFALTYGFGFATIASTLTHVGFFYGREIYERFRLSYKGKMDIHTKLMKRYPEVPNWWFHVLLAATVIVSLLLCTVLKDQVQMPWWGLLFSCALAFIFTLPISIITATTNQTPGLNIITEYVMGIILPGKPIANVCFKTYGYMSMAQAVSFLNDFKLGHYMKIPPRSMFLVQFIGTIIAGTVNIGVAWWLLTSIENICQEELLPANSPWTCPGDRVFFDASVIWGLVGPRRIFGPLGNYPALNWFFLGGAVGPILVWLLHKAFPKQSWIPLINLPVLLGATSMMPPATTVNYNSWILVGTVFNFFVFRYRKQWWQRYNYVLSAALDAGVAFMAVLLYFSVSLENINVDWWGTRGEHCDLARCPTAKGVIVDGCPVY